Proteins encoded within one genomic window of Macadamia integrifolia cultivar HAES 741 unplaced genomic scaffold, SCU_Mint_v3 scaffold1098, whole genome shotgun sequence:
- the LOC122062738 gene encoding uncharacterized protein LOC122062738, whose product MAESKEAHVVEIPVDEEHQQKLLSAMATVSAIQQHPLMEISESPGHLLLLKLWQREEDLFGGRIAMKETRMDSIRRELFQLCCFFLAFHGFFLTILFTSSIHSQEYTCRRWWLPSLLSVSSSLAMIVLVQMKLCKYWKVSRQLQREKSDSRAVTRCIQELRMKGRSFDLSKEPQTARRMKSSSVEIKWKPLTWFSQNLIIICFICFTGMVFLACKYILCG is encoded by the coding sequence ATGGCAGAATCTAAAGAAGCCCACGTGGTGGAAATCCCCGTCGACGAAGAGCATCAACAGAAGCTCCTGTCTGCTATGGCCACCGTTTCTGCAATCCAGCAGCACCCCTTAATGGAAATCTCCGAGAGCCCTGGTCATCTCTTGCTACTAAAGCTCTGGCAGAGAGAAGAAGACCTCTTTGGGGGCCGAATCGCCATGAAGGAAACCCGAATGGACAGCATCAGACGGGAATTATTTCAGTTGTGCTGTTTCTTCTTAGCCTTCCATGGATTTTTCCTGACCATTCTCTTCACCTCTTCCATTCATTCTCAAGAATATACATGCAGGAGATGGTGGCTTCCATCTTTGCTATCCGTCTCTTCTTCACTTGCCATGATCGTTTTGGTCCAAATGAAACTTTGCAAGTACTGGAAAGTTTCAAGACAGTTGCAGAGAGAGAAGAGCGATAGCAGAGCAGTTACAAGGTGCATCCAAGAATTAAGGATGAAAGGGAGGAGCTTTGATCTGTCCAAAGAACCCCAGACTGCAAGAAGGATGAAAAGCTCAAGCGTCGAAATCAAATGGAAACCTCTTACTTGGTTTTCCCAGAATCTCATAATCAtctgttttatttgtttcaCAGGTATGGTCTTCCTGGCTTGCAAGTATATCCTTTGCGGTTGA
- the LOC122062745 gene encoding transcription factor MYB80-like, which produces MGRIPCCEKDNVKRGQWTPEEDNKLSSYIAQHGTRNWRLIPKNAGLQRCGKSCRLRWTNYLRPDLKHGEFSEAEEQAIVKLHSVVGNRWSLIAAQLPGRTDNDVKNHWNTKLKKKLSGMGIDPVTHKPFSHLVAEIATTLAPPQVAHLAEAALGCFKDEMLHLLTKRRIDFQLQHQHQTSAPGFEVSPLPEPVGGSSAATTFVTESTHDKDDTIQKIKLGLSRAMQEPDAVPTNKPWTTASIGETSEGFARACNEFPAAVSGFHFGPSSYGNDGEASPWSQSMCTGSTCTGGGGDQPEGLHEREQDEDGEEAEGGKTVGKGSSIFNSDCVLWDLSDDLINPIV; this is translated from the exons ATGGGTCGGATCCCGTGTTGTGAGAAGGACAATGTGAAGAGGGGACAGTGGACCCCTGAAGAAGACAACAAGCTATCTTCCTACATCGCCCAACATGGCACCCGTAACTGGCGCCTCATCCCCAAGAATgctg GTCTGCAGAGGTGTGGGAAGAGCTGTCGCCTCCGGTGGACCAACTATCTCCGGCCAGATCTAAAGCATGGCGAGTTTTCAGAAGCAGAAGAGCAAGCCATTGTCAAGCTTCACTCTGTTGTTGGAAACAG GTGGTCTCTAATAGCTGCACAATTGCCCGGCCGTACTGACAATGATGTCAAGAACCACTGGAATACAAAGCTGAAGAAGAAGCTGTCGGGGATGGGAATAGACCCCGTGACACACAAGCCCTTCTCACACCTGGtggctgagatagccaccaCCCTCGCCCCACCCCAGGTAGCTCACCTTGCTGAGGCAGCTCTTGGCTGCTTCAAGGACGAGATGCTCCACCTGCTAACCAAGAGGCGCATTGACTTTCAGctccaacaccaacaccaaaCCTCTGCACCTGGGTTTGAAGTATCCCCACTCCCTGAACCTGTTGGAGGGAGCTCTGCAGCCACTACCTTTGTCACAGAGAGTACTCATGATAAGGATGACACCATACAGAAGATTAAGTTAGGCCTCTCCAGGGCAATGCAAGAACCCGATGCAGTACCCACTAACAAGCCCTGGACTACAGCCTCCATAGGAGAGACATCTGAGGGATTTGCCAGAGCCTGCAATGAGTTTCCAGCAGCAGTTTCTGGCTTCCATTTTGGCCCATCATCTTATGGTAACGATGGGGAAGCATCCCCTTGGAGCCAGAGTATGTGTACCGGAAGTACATGTACTGGAGGAGGAGGTGATCAACCAGAAGGATTGCATGAGAGAGAACAGGATGAGGATGGAGAGGAGGCAGAAGGTGGAAAAACTGTTGGAAAAGGGTCCAGCATATTCAATTCTGATTGTGTCTTGTGGGATTTATCTGATGATCTGATCAACCCTATTGTTTAG
- the LOC122062754 gene encoding uncharacterized protein LOC122062754, translated as MGRQKDKFWQHAEQLDSSHFKCKFCEKQVFGGVTRLKYHLAKVSGHDIASCEKVSDDVQAEALLAINSESSSKKRKSCTSGESIVGSSPLTPLTITSQRQSTMEEMIPKMDKSTWEKSLRDLFIKNNISFNVVQSDAFINFVKCTTRYGPSVPIPSYGTLRGRIIPEARKDLEKYAEEVKFSWKQTGCTFMSDSWTDLKKRSFLNVIAYSPGGALFLKSEECSHARLTASYIFDILDREIQSIGPNLVVQLISDNASNYSSALDMLTGKYRWLFKTRCAAHGINLMLKDIYEKVFWVQEIFDEAKRIIDYLYKSIIVLQLMRSFTNKDLKYPCKTRFASNFLMLQSIVEVEEKLRLLVASAEWRSLRNSRSFEADRVVDTIQRESFWNDSKEILRFMEPIIRVLRLVDGDGATSGYLYEAIERAREVLEKLYEEDHRYDQILKIFDNRRDENILGIIHYAAAVFNPTYFFSERFKKIPQMKDATDFISEIVVPQDERREYYGQLVVYHMKSSTLFTPSAKMMMETSHPRVWWHIQGDAIPILQKYAIRILSQPCSSSACERNWSA; from the exons atgggaAGACAAAAAGATAAGTTTTGGCAACATGCTGAGCAACTTGATAGTTcacatttcaaatgcaaattttgtgaaaaacaagtttttggaGGGGTCACTCGACTCAAGTATCATTTAGCTAAGGTTAGTGGTCATGATATTGCCTCTTGTGAGAAAGTATCAGATGATGTCCAAGCAGAAGCTCTTCTTGCTATTAATTCTGAATCAAGTAGTAAAAAGCGGAAGAGTTGTACCAGTGGTGAGAGTATAGTTGGTTCTTCTCCTTTGACTCCTTTAACTATAACTAGTCAAAGGCAGTCCACAATGGAGGAAATGATCCCTAAGATGGACAAATCAACTTGGGAGAAATCTCTTCGTgacctttttattaaaaataacatttctttcaatgttgttCAGTCGGATGCTTTCATCAATTTTGTGAAGTGCACAACTCGTTATGGTCCTAGTGTTCCTATTCCAAGTTATGGAACCCTTCGTGGAAGAATAATTCCTGAAGCAAGAAAAGACCTTGAAAAATATGCtgaagaagtaaaattttcttggaAGCAAACTGGTTGCACATTCATGTCTGATTCATGGACTGACTTGAAGAAGCGGTCTTTTCTTAATGTGATTGCTTATTCCCCGGGTGGTGCTCTCTTTTTGAAGTCAGAGGAGTGTTCTCATGCTAGATTGACTGCTtcttatatatttgatattcttgacagagagattcaaagtaTTGGCCCAAATTTAGTGGTTCAGCTAATTTCAGACAATGCATCCAATTATTCAAGTGCACTTGATATGCTTACTGGAAAGTATCGTTGGTTGTTTAAGACTCGATGTGCAGCCCATGGTATCAATCTAATGTTGAAGGATATCTATGAAAAGGTTTTTTGGgttcaagaaatttttgatgaggcgaaaagaattattgactacttgtacaagtcaataattgtcttacagttgatgaggagtttcacaaacaaggatctaaaatatccttgcaaaactagatttgcttcaaactttttaatgcttcagtcaattgttgaagtggaagagaagcTTAGACTCCTAGTTGCATCAGCTGAGTGGAGGAGTCTAAGAAATTCGAGATCTTTTGAAGCAGATCGAGTAGTGGACACTATTCAAAGGGAGTCGTTTTGGaatgattcaaaagagattttgagatttatggaACCAATCATTCGAGTTCTCCGTTtggttgatggtgatggggctACATCAGGGTATTTGTATGAAGCAATAGAAAGAGCAAGAGAGGTATTGGAGAAGCTTTATGAGGAAGACCACCGGTAtgaccaaattttgaaaatctttgataatagaagagatgaaaatattttgggTATCATTCACTATGCAGCTGCTGTTTTCAACCCCActtatttttttagtgaaagatTCAAAAAGATTCCTCAAATGAAAGATGCAACAGATTTCATTAGTGAGATAGTGGTTCCAcaagatgagaggagagaatattatGGACAGCTGGTAGTATACCACATGAAGTCTAGCACTCTTTTTACTCCCAGTgccaagatgatgatggaaactagtcatcctc GGGTTTGGTGGCATATACAAGGTGATGCTATTCCTATCTTACAGAAGTATGCCATTCGAATATTGAGCCAACCATGTAGTTCTTCGgcttgtgagagaaattggagtgcCTAG